Proteins from a single region of Pseudopedobacter saltans DSM 12145:
- a CDS encoding glycosyltransferase: MRKRSTAIIIATYLRPLLLKNCVDSVLKGDMLPDKIVIAHRDTDELTQSAIDDIRSEYSSNEVKIIKCTVTEPGHIPPIESSLNLIEEELTIILDDDTEVKKNWFRELLSPFDNEEVGVVGGQVFTPSVPTPKLKGKPGTINWYGRYYGNIGWVKSDNLLEVDTVMEGNSAWRTQILKSISIPKIFREDVSPLYGLYLTLTFKKLGYKIIYNSKAYVDHFNGVRAPNLKRDLERLKYGNRNYFYISYVFFSPQKQLFYFLYSTFIGNNASIGIMSFAYNILTGKFDILKRVVAKLWARKDSLIFYFKEFCEKN; this comes from the coding sequence ATGAGAAAACGCAGCACGGCTATTATAATCGCTACCTATCTCAGACCTCTGCTCTTAAAGAATTGTGTAGATTCCGTTTTAAAAGGAGACATGCTTCCTGATAAAATTGTCATAGCCCATAGAGACACGGATGAACTCACCCAATCTGCTATTGATGACATTAGGTCAGAATATTCTTCAAATGAGGTAAAAATAATAAAATGTACCGTTACAGAACCTGGTCACATACCTCCCATTGAATCATCACTAAATCTCATCGAGGAAGAGTTAACAATTATTCTTGATGATGACACAGAGGTCAAAAAAAATTGGTTTAGAGAGCTCCTATCTCCCTTTGACAATGAAGAAGTTGGAGTAGTAGGAGGTCAGGTATTTACCCCTAGTGTTCCAACACCTAAATTAAAAGGAAAACCTGGCACAATCAACTGGTATGGAAGATATTATGGTAATATTGGATGGGTTAAATCTGATAATTTATTAGAGGTTGATACTGTAATGGAAGGAAATAGTGCTTGGAGAACTCAAATATTAAAAAGCATATCAATCCCCAAAATATTTAGAGAAGATGTGTCTCCTCTATATGGTCTATATTTAACGCTTACATTTAAAAAACTAGGGTATAAAATCATCTACAATTCAAAAGCTTATGTCGATCATTTTAATGGAGTTAGAGCACCTAATCTAAAAAGGGATTTGGAGCGGTTAAAATATGGAAATAGAAACTATTTCTATATCTCTTATGTATTTTTTTCACCACAAAAGCAATTGTTTTATTTTTTATATTCAACATTTATCGGTAATAACGCATCAATCGGAATAATGAGTTTTGCATACAATATACTAACAGGAAAATTTGATATCCTTAAGCGAGTTGTAGCCAAATTATGGGCCAGAAAAGATAGCTTAATCTTTTACTTCAAAGAATTTTGTGAAAAAAATTGA
- a CDS encoding glycosyltransferase family 4 protein: MKIIVSHSGKQHVYKLINALIKDGHEVIFYTLFWYKPRSIFWKSLLSIAPQGIKVQLSKQLQKKYDKNLAQIQIVHYPLIELLRKLLLKLKPKKGENIQLWADTFHDKWVAKQLKKQDYDIFIGYEMSSLESFKIAKRQNKITILDLAQIHYQEIEDLSKQHSSLSHLQMNNFRIRLNKIKEQEYQLADKIITLSSFACNSMVKHAISSDKLWVVNLGYNENIFRFKEKTLKQNNFNLIYTGAIIKRKGIIELKNALEKIDKTTDFKITLTLVGGLIDQNFFTNTNFPIIHKPFMNHEKLVKEYQQADIFVFPSLLDSWAMVVLESMGCGTPVIITENTGAKDVVAQYGGGKIIETGNIDALKAALLDYFEHYENILEDSVKAYEAAQHFTWGHYENNIISLIRKMTYS, encoded by the coding sequence ATGAAAATAATAGTCTCCCACTCGGGTAAGCAACATGTATATAAACTGATAAATGCCTTAATTAAAGATGGTCATGAAGTTATATTTTACACCTTATTTTGGTATAAACCAAGAAGTATATTTTGGAAGTCTTTATTATCGATAGCACCACAAGGCATAAAAGTGCAATTAAGCAAACAGCTTCAAAAGAAATATGACAAAAATCTAGCACAAATACAAATAGTACATTATCCCTTAATAGAATTATTAAGAAAGCTATTGTTAAAACTCAAACCTAAGAAAGGAGAAAATATACAATTATGGGCAGACACTTTTCATGATAAATGGGTTGCTAAACAACTAAAAAAACAAGATTATGATATTTTTATTGGTTATGAAATGAGTTCTTTGGAATCGTTTAAAATAGCTAAAAGACAAAATAAAATAACAATATTAGACTTAGCACAAATACATTATCAGGAAATTGAAGACCTGTCAAAACAACATTCCAGTTTGTCTCATTTACAAATGAACAATTTCAGAATAAGGCTTAATAAAATAAAAGAACAAGAGTACCAATTGGCAGATAAAATCATCACCTTATCTAGTTTCGCTTGTAATTCTATGGTTAAACATGCAATTTCATCTGACAAATTATGGGTTGTCAATTTAGGTTATAATGAAAATATATTTCGATTCAAAGAAAAAACACTAAAACAAAATAATTTCAACTTAATTTATACAGGTGCTATCATTAAACGAAAAGGAATTATAGAACTAAAAAACGCTCTAGAGAAAATTGACAAAACCACCGATTTTAAAATTACACTTACATTAGTGGGAGGGTTAATTGATCAGAACTTTTTTACCAACACAAATTTTCCCATTATTCATAAACCTTTTATGAATCATGAGAAGCTAGTAAAAGAATATCAACAAGCAGATATATTTGTTTTTCCTTCCTTATTAGACTCATGGGCTATGGTGGTATTAGAAAGTATGGGTTGTGGAACCCCTGTCATTATTACAGAGAATACTGGAGCTAAAGATGTTGTTGCTCAATATGGGGGTGGAAAAATTATAGAAACGGGAAATATTGACGCATTAAAGGCTGCTCTTTTGGATTATTTTGAACATTATGAAAATATTTTGGAAGATTCTGTAAAAGCTTATGAAGCTGCACAACATTTCACATGGGGACATTATGAAAACAATATTATATCTCTTATTCGTAAAATGACCTATTCATGA
- a CDS encoding glycosyltransferase family 8 protein has product MKNIITLFSDHTILPGTHATLVSLMQHNINSTPIHIILFADKLSSEHKGNLYKTFKLHKRPHQSFEIKDAPTTYIEGANTLHGNTTTYGRLFLADLLPDKNTVLYLDTDLIIQKDVNDVFNKMNNEFLLYVDGTGIRSYSLDKNLFTKANLNLNGACFNAGVLGINLKLWRKTDGLNRCLETIKKYPGHFLSADQAVLNTTFSDEFFALGKSFNHQLHANSKDKVYKDDEAIFHFIGSPKPWDFLGKYFHNHYKLWKSYYEQSAIGQHSALRYTSLKRTILISRSYLKNLKK; this is encoded by the coding sequence ATGAAAAATATTATAACTCTTTTCTCTGATCACACCATATTACCAGGTACTCATGCAACATTAGTTTCCTTAATGCAGCATAATATAAATTCAACGCCTATACATATTATTCTTTTTGCCGATAAACTATCTTCAGAACATAAAGGAAACCTTTATAAAACTTTTAAGCTTCATAAAAGACCTCATCAATCATTCGAAATTAAAGACGCCCCCACTACTTATATAGAAGGTGCCAATACATTACATGGTAACACCACTACCTATGGCCGTTTATTTTTAGCCGATCTTCTCCCTGACAAAAACACAGTGCTGTATTTGGATACAGATCTAATAATACAAAAAGATGTTAATGATGTTTTTAATAAAATGAATAACGAATTTCTTTTATACGTTGATGGGACAGGCATTAGAAGCTATTCATTAGATAAGAATTTATTTACAAAGGCCAATTTAAATTTAAATGGGGCTTGTTTTAATGCAGGTGTATTAGGCATAAATCTCAAATTATGGAGGAAAACAGATGGATTAAATAGATGTTTAGAAACCATTAAAAAATATCCAGGACACTTTCTCTCCGCAGATCAGGCTGTTTTAAATACAACATTTAGCGATGAGTTTTTTGCTTTGGGTAAATCATTTAATCATCAATTGCATGCGAACTCCAAAGATAAAGTTTACAAAGACGATGAAGCAATATTCCATTTTATAGGATCTCCCAAGCCATGGGATTTTTTGGGTAAGTATTTTCATAACCATTATAAGCTTTGGAAGAGTTACTATGAACAGTCTGCTATTGGACAGCATTCTGCTTTAAGATATACTTCTTTGAAAAGAACAATTCTTATATCGAGGTCTTATCTTAAAAATCTCAAAAAATAA
- a CDS encoding XrtY-associated glycosyltransferase XYAG1 yields MKILHIIASYKPAYIYGGPIMSVAKLCQELVKSAKWKVESKTQIARSKEREEEILNQPVSNSIREVQNGRYNFGIEGTFNTKLLTLNSIKVYTTLANGAEELPYPSGTVQSIDGVEVHYFKRWTKDHSHFSPALFWKLWKTAKEFDIIHIHAWWNLVSIFSCLIAVMKGKKIVFTPRGTLSTYSFNNRTSAAKKLFHQYIGKPLLKKCHIHTTSKREEMDMQILLNPKGITTISNLVELPWEQVDTLLQRHQDVNGSLKIIFLSRIEQKKGLELLFIVLSKTVYPFHLQIAGTGEADYISELKQLSNQLGIAQHLSWLGMLNKEEKFLQLAANDLFVLPSYDENFANVVIESLFSGTPVLITENVGLSDYVLEKDLGWVCERAEEDLLEKLNKAYNKISRQKIDSKRIQDTVIEDFKEDKLVERYWEMYREVLSGKL; encoded by the coding sequence ATGAAAATACTCCACATCATAGCATCCTATAAACCAGCGTATATTTACGGCGGGCCAATTATGTCTGTGGCGAAGCTGTGTCAGGAATTAGTAAAAAGTGCAAAGTGGAAAGTGGAAAGCAAGACGCAGATTGCAAGATCAAAGGAACGAGAAGAGGAGATACTGAATCAGCCTGTCTCGAATTCGATTAGGGAAGTTCAAAATGGCAGATATAATTTCGGAATAGAAGGGACTTTTAACACTAAACTTTTAACTTTAAACTCAATAAAGGTATACACCACCCTTGCCAATGGAGCAGAAGAACTTCCCTACCCCTCCGGAACTGTACAAAGTATAGATGGCGTAGAAGTACATTATTTTAAGCGTTGGACTAAAGACCACAGTCATTTTTCACCGGCTTTATTTTGGAAGTTATGGAAGACAGCTAAAGAGTTTGATATTATCCATATCCATGCCTGGTGGAATCTGGTTTCCATATTTTCTTGTCTGATTGCGGTGATGAAAGGTAAAAAGATAGTTTTTACGCCCAGAGGGACATTAAGCACTTATTCTTTTAACAACAGAACCAGCGCAGCTAAAAAACTTTTTCATCAATATATTGGAAAGCCCTTATTAAAAAAATGCCATATCCATACCACCAGTAAAAGAGAAGAAATGGATATGCAAATCCTGTTAAATCCAAAAGGTATTACGACAATTTCAAATTTGGTGGAATTGCCATGGGAACAAGTGGATACTTTGCTGCAAAGACATCAGGATGTTAACGGTAGCTTAAAAATCATATTCCTTTCCCGAATTGAGCAAAAGAAAGGATTGGAACTGTTATTTATAGTGCTTTCTAAAACAGTATATCCTTTTCACTTACAAATTGCTGGAACAGGAGAAGCTGATTATATCTCTGAACTGAAGCAATTGAGTAATCAACTAGGAATTGCGCAACATTTATCGTGGCTGGGAATGCTGAATAAGGAAGAGAAATTCCTGCAGTTGGCAGCGAATGATTTGTTTGTACTTCCCTCCTATGATGAAAACTTCGCCAATGTAGTGATTGAATCTCTGTTTAGCGGAACTCCGGTTTTGATTACTGAGAATGTTGGTTTAAGTGATTATGTATTGGAGAAAGATTTAGGTTGGGTATGTGAGCGAGCGGAAGAGGATCTGCTGGAAAAACTCAATAAAGCATACAATAAAATAAGCAGGCAGAAGATAGACAGCAAGCGGATACAGGATACAGTTATAGAAGATTTTAAAGAAGACAAATTGGTGGAGAGGTATTGGGAGATGTATAGGGAGGTTTTAAGTGGGAAGTTGTAG
- a CDS encoding type II toxin-antitoxin system VapC family toxin, with amino-acid sequence MAKRYLIDTSAVIKYINNSLSPKGLSLLDKIVDKECLLSFITEIELQVWNPNNQENIEVYKIFVENSSIYYVDDQVIKETIRIRKLYNIKIPDAIIAATAIVNKLILVSDNDKDFLRIPEIKYFNPNRIDI; translated from the coding sequence ATGGCAAAGAGATATTTAATAGATACCTCGGCAGTAATAAAATATATAAACAATTCTTTATCTCCTAAAGGCTTGTCTTTACTTGACAAAATTGTTGATAAAGAATGCCTGCTTTCATTTATAACTGAGATTGAGCTTCAGGTTTGGAATCCAAATAATCAAGAAAATATTGAAGTGTATAAGATCTTTGTTGAAAATTCATCAATTTATTATGTTGATGATCAAGTTATAAAAGAAACTATCCGAATTAGAAAGCTATATAATATTAAAATACCGGACGCTATTATCGCTGCAACAGCAATCGTTAATAAACTGATATTAGTATCTGATAATGACAAGGACTTTTTAAGGATTCCTGAAATAAAGTACTTTAATCCCAATAGAATTGATATCTAA
- a CDS encoding glycosyltransferase family 2 protein, which translates to MTAPISAVILTYNEENNIKDCIDSVYGFAEEIFIVDSGSTDRTLTILAQYENIKVINHPFENYSQQRNWAISNLPFSTEWILNIDADHRLTPEFKQNVLQHFQIGISQDTNGFLASRKTMFMGKWIKYGGHYPTYHAVLFRKGFGQCEDKLYDQHFKVEGQAIKLKGDIIDLITESLSTFTLRHDKWSNLEAWEQFSQTNYNDRVIKGSLSTGNPIAQRRMLKNIYQKFPLFVRPFIYFFIRYFLRLGFLDGTRGLIFHFLQCFWFRFLIDAKIYELKQRQHEQSAD; encoded by the coding sequence ATGACAGCACCTATAAGTGCCGTAATACTTACGTATAACGAAGAGAATAATATTAAAGACTGTATAGACAGTGTATATGGTTTTGCCGAGGAAATATTTATAGTTGATTCCGGATCGACAGATCGGACATTAACGATACTCGCTCAATATGAGAATATAAAAGTTATCAATCATCCTTTCGAGAATTATAGTCAGCAGAGGAATTGGGCTATCAGCAACCTCCCTTTTTCTACTGAATGGATATTGAATATAGATGCGGACCACAGACTGACACCTGAATTTAAACAGAATGTACTACAACATTTTCAAATCGGAATTAGCCAGGATACTAATGGCTTCCTAGCCAGCAGAAAAACCATGTTCATGGGAAAATGGATTAAATATGGGGGCCATTACCCTACCTATCATGCGGTGTTGTTCAGAAAAGGTTTTGGGCAATGTGAGGATAAACTATATGACCAGCATTTTAAGGTTGAGGGACAAGCCATCAAGTTGAAAGGAGATATTATTGATTTGATTACAGAATCTTTAAGCACTTTTACCCTGAGACATGATAAATGGTCTAACCTGGAAGCGTGGGAACAGTTTTCCCAAACTAATTATAATGATCGGGTAATAAAGGGGAGCTTATCCACAGGAAATCCTATTGCACAACGGAGAATGCTGAAGAACATTTATCAGAAGTTCCCATTGTTTGTCAGGCCTTTTATTTATTTCTTTATTCGTTATTTTTTACGACTGGGATTTTTGGACGGAACAAGAGGTTTGATTTTCCATTTCCTGCAATGCTTCTGGTTTCGGTTCCTGATTGACGCAAAAATCTACGAGCTTAAGCAAAGACAACATGAACAAAGCGCAGATTAG
- a CDS encoding exosortase/archaeosortase family protein yields the protein MNKAQIRFLLILIGSYLLIYGFCQLWIGLCAPGGLYWPFAEQHLNFIKWYRELLIWIAVKIAAIFDLQTLSNSTQMRIIGKGGINIVYSCIGYGILSALAAIGVALPQKEIKQRIYFVLTGFTIFTLLNSLRIFLIAYYMKQARELRIDHHDIFNYICYALLLLGIYWWNRRRGKMTYISP from the coding sequence ATGAACAAAGCGCAGATTAGATTCTTGCTGATATTAATTGGTTCATACCTGTTAATTTATGGCTTCTGCCAATTATGGATAGGATTATGCGCTCCAGGTGGTTTATATTGGCCTTTTGCAGAACAGCATTTAAATTTCATTAAATGGTATCGGGAATTACTGATATGGATTGCGGTTAAAATTGCTGCTATTTTTGATTTACAGACTTTAAGTAATTCTACCCAAATGCGCATTATTGGTAAGGGAGGAATTAATATTGTTTACTCCTGTATTGGTTATGGTATTTTAAGTGCTCTAGCAGCCATTGGCGTAGCGCTGCCGCAAAAAGAAATTAAACAGCGTATTTACTTTGTTTTAACCGGTTTTACCATATTTACCCTGCTGAATTCTTTGAGGATTTTTCTGATTGCCTATTATATGAAACAAGCCAGGGAACTTCGCATAGATCACCATGATATTTTTAATTATATCTGTTATGCATTGCTCTTATTGGGTATTTATTGGTGGAATAGAAGGAGAGGTAAAATGACTTATATTTCTCCATAA
- a CDS encoding GIY-YIG nuclease family protein codes for MIKSVIKQYSVYIMTNRNNTVLYTGVTNDLERRIWEHKFENGSKFTSLYKCHKLVYYEDYASVKEAIAREKQIKAGPRSKKLELINLENPNWSDLSKDWF; via the coding sequence ATGATAAAATCAGTTATCAAACAATATTCTGTTTATATTATGACTAATCGAAACAATACTGTTCTTTATACTGGGGTAACCAATGATCTCGAACGCAGAATATGGGAACATAAATTTGAAAATGGGTCTAAATTCACATCATTGTATAAGTGCCATAAATTAGTTTACTATGAGGATTATGCTTCAGTTAAAGAAGCTATAGCCAGAGAGAAACAAATAAAAGCAGGACCCAGATCAAAAAAACTGGAACTCATTAATTTAGAGAATCCTAATTGGTCTGACTTGAGTAAGGACTGGTTTTAG
- a CDS encoding WcaF family extracellular polysaccharide biosynthesis acetyltransferase, protein MQNKVQLKKDFDTKEFDIGASLIKQLLWYFTSALFFRSGIIPFSSVLVFILRCFGAKIGKDVRIKPFIHIKYPWKLEMGNHSWLAECYIENLDWVRIGENCCISQGAMLLTGNHNYKSTKFDLAISPITLEGGVWIGAKATVCPGVICHSHAVLSVGSVATKNMDAYSIYQGNPAVKVRERVIG, encoded by the coding sequence ATGCAAAACAAAGTACAACTCAAAAAAGATTTTGATACCAAAGAGTTCGATATTGGAGCTTCCCTTATCAAGCAACTTTTATGGTATTTTACCAGCGCTCTATTTTTCCGTTCCGGAATAATACCTTTCAGTTCGGTACTGGTATTTATCCTCAGATGCTTCGGTGCCAAAATAGGTAAAGACGTACGTATAAAACCCTTTATACACATTAAATACCCCTGGAAGTTAGAAATGGGTAATCACTCCTGGCTGGCAGAATGCTATATAGAGAATCTGGATTGGGTGCGGATTGGTGAAAACTGCTGTATTTCTCAAGGGGCTATGCTACTAACGGGTAACCACAATTATAAATCTACAAAGTTCGATCTTGCTATATCTCCAATAACCTTAGAAGGTGGCGTATGGATTGGTGCTAAAGCTACCGTTTGCCCGGGAGTTATCTGCCACTCCCATGCTGTATTGAGTGTTGGAAGCGTGGCTACAAAAAATATGGATGCTTATAGCATTTATCAGGGCAATCCAGCTGTAAAAGTTAGAGAGAGAGTGATAGGTTAA
- the obgE gene encoding GTPase ObgE — MSQGSNFVDYVKICGRSGNGGAGSAHLHRDVRTAKGGPDGGDGGRGGHVIVRGNAQLWTLLHLKYRKHVIAEHGMSGGSALKTGRDGNDEILEVPLGTVAKDAETGEVLFEITKDGEEKILVKGGRGGLGNWHFKSPTNQTPRFAQPGEKGLEEWKVLELKVLADVGLVGFPNAGKSTLLSVITAAKPEIGDYPFTTIVPNLGIVSYRGGKSFIVADIPGIIEGASQGKGLGFRFLRHIERNSVLLFMVPADTGRTIKEEYEILLAELSAYNEELLHKPKILAITKSDMLDEELEAEMKKDLPDLPYVFISSVAQKGLTELKDLLWKAINS, encoded by the coding sequence ATGTCACAAGGGTCGAATTTCGTAGATTATGTAAAGATTTGTGGTCGTTCTGGTAACGGAGGAGCTGGATCAGCTCATCTTCACAGAGATGTTCGTACAGCTAAAGGAGGTCCGGATGGTGGAGATGGTGGAAGAGGGGGACATGTTATTGTTCGTGGTAATGCACAATTATGGACATTATTACACCTTAAATATCGCAAACATGTAATAGCCGAACACGGAATGTCGGGAGGCAGTGCCTTGAAGACCGGACGTGACGGTAATGATGAAATATTAGAAGTTCCACTGGGAACTGTAGCAAAAGATGCAGAAACCGGAGAAGTGCTTTTCGAGATTACTAAAGATGGGGAAGAGAAGATCCTCGTAAAAGGTGGCCGTGGAGGATTAGGTAACTGGCATTTTAAATCTCCTACCAATCAGACACCAAGATTTGCCCAACCCGGCGAAAAAGGTCTGGAAGAATGGAAAGTATTGGAATTAAAGGTATTGGCGGATGTAGGTTTGGTTGGATTCCCTAATGCGGGTAAATCTACCTTATTATCTGTTATAACTGCAGCAAAACCTGAGATTGGTGATTATCCTTTTACAACCATTGTTCCTAACCTGGGAATCGTTTCTTATCGCGGAGGGAAATCTTTCATTGTGGCAGATATCCCTGGAATTATCGAAGGAGCGTCGCAAGGCAAGGGGTTAGGCTTTCGTTTTTTAAGACATATCGAACGTAACTCGGTATTGCTATTTATGGTGCCTGCAGATACTGGACGAACCATTAAAGAGGAATACGAAATCTTGTTGGCAGAGCTGTCTGCATATAACGAAGAGTTACTGCATAAGCCAAAAATACTGGCTATTACCAAATCAGATATGCTGGATGAGGAGCTTGAAGCGGAAATGAAAAAGGACTTACCTGATTTGCCTTATGTTTTTATCTCTTCAGTCGCACAGAAAGGACTAACAGAACTGAAAGATCTGCTTTGGAAAGCGATAAATAGTTAG
- a CDS encoding adenylate kinase, with protein MLNLVLFGPPGAGKGTQSQKLIDKYALIHLSTGDILRAEISNGTALGLEAKKLMDQGLLVPDEVVIGMISNKLDANKDAKGFIFDGFPRTVAQAAALDQLLISKGSSISGMIALEVDNEELEKRLLLRGKESGRPDDQNPEIIKKRVEEYNNKTAPVANYYKEQNKFTGINGIGQIEQIFQNIVNVVDSY; from the coding sequence ATGCTAAACTTAGTACTATTTGGCCCTCCAGGGGCAGGTAAGGGCACCCAATCTCAGAAATTAATCGACAAATATGCTTTAATTCACCTTTCTACAGGAGATATTTTAAGAGCTGAGATAAGTAACGGAACAGCGCTTGGCTTAGAGGCAAAGAAACTGATGGATCAGGGATTACTGGTACCTGATGAAGTGGTGATTGGTATGATTAGCAATAAATTGGATGCTAATAAAGACGCAAAAGGATTTATTTTTGATGGTTTCCCTCGTACAGTGGCGCAGGCCGCTGCTTTAGATCAGCTATTGATTTCTAAAGGTTCATCTATTTCCGGAATGATTGCATTGGAAGTAGACAATGAAGAGTTGGAAAAACGTTTATTGTTAAGAGGAAAAGAATCCGGTCGTCCGGATGATCAAAACCCTGAAATTATTAAAAAAAGGGTAGAAGAGTATAATAACAAAACTGCTCCCGTAGCTAATTACTACAAAGAGCAAAACAAATTCACAGGTATCAACGGTATTGGACAGATCGAACAGATTTTCCAAAATATTGTTAATGTGGTAGATTCGTATTAG
- a CDS encoding DUF2683 family protein: METLIVRPENKEQLEAIKAFLKALKINFEKKEYTENYDPEFVKTIKVAEERADYKTIDPHNLWESLK; encoded by the coding sequence ATGGAAACTTTAATAGTTCGCCCAGAAAACAAAGAGCAATTGGAGGCTATCAAAGCATTCTTAAAAGCTCTTAAGATTAACTTTGAAAAAAAAGAATATACAGAAAATTATGACCCGGAATTTGTAAAGACAATAAAAGTTGCTGAAGAGCGGGCTGATTATAAAACTATAGATCCGCATAATCTATGGGAAAGTTTGAAGTAA